The Oncorhynchus mykiss isolate Arlee chromosome 10, USDA_OmykA_1.1, whole genome shotgun sequence nucleotide sequence CAGACATTAGTAGGCAGAAGGAAATGGGCACCACCACCACACAATGTCACTATGTCTGCTGCTGCTCCTGTCCATGGTAACAcaaggatgagagggaggagaggccaCAGGGAAATGACCCCATCGTCGATCATGTTGCTGCTGGCTTTGACAGCCTGCCTGGCGGGGACTGGTAGGTGTGGACTGTGGATTGGAAAGATGATTTGCCCTTACTGCTCATTGGAAACAGAGCTTTCATGGCTTTCTCTACTCTCCTACATTCACTCACTTTCATTACTTGTCTGTTTTCTATTGGTGTCCTTCctgttcttcttttttttttagtttGCCTGATAGTGTAATAGTCTGCTGAAATGTGGTTGATATTTGCGGGTGGTGGCTGCTGAAATATGTGTGGACATGTTTTACGAAGAGATAGTGAAAGCTCTAGGCCTTTTGACTACATGGTATTCTATCCAGTAGGTCTCACACACTGTACCTGAGTAATCGCTGCTGTACGGTTGGTTACATGTGCCTTTGAGTGGCTTCACAATGCTTTCTGAAGTTGAATATTTGAGTAGCTCTCCGAGAGCTTGTTCACTTCTATTCAAACGGATGTTATTGTCTTTGTACATCTCTGTCGCATGTCAGTTGTGAAAGAGGCTGAGTTCACATCCCTTCTTGCAACAGGTAGTTAGTTACGAACGATAAGAATCAGCTATAAACACAGTGAAACGTTGATGTTCCTGTTTCATTTCAAAAGACCCATCTTCACCAAAAGAACGAGAACATTGTGTTTTGTCGGTAGGAAAAGCATTAACAGAAACATTTTCGCAATGGCATTACCCAGGTTCTAATGGCACAGTTTGTTCCCTCTGTGGTGCACGTTATCTCCATCTGTGTGATACTTCTTTTGAGTTGACAGAGTCATAGAGTATACTGCCAGTATACTGCATGTGCCTTGCCTTTATCACTGTATCCACTGGCTGATAACCAAGGGATACGTTAATTTGGAAGGGTTTTTAATGCCATGTCCATGTCTCCTCAACACATTCATTTTTACACTGTACATGCCCAAACATTTACAGTAAGATGTGTCTGTGATGGTCCTTGGAATGTCCGGGGTTAACCTACACAaagaaaggtgctatctagaaccttaaagggttatcaggctgtccccataggagaaccctttgaagaaccctttttggttccaagtagaacacttttggttccagctacagagggttctacatggacccCAAAGGGGTACTAcctgtaaccaaaaagggttctacctgaaaccaaaaagggtttgcctatggggacagctgaagaacgcttttggaaccctttttttggAAGAGTGTATGATACATAGGCCCATTTAGTTAAACATGATTAAGGTCACAGCTCTCAACCAGGTACACTACTGACAGGCCCAAAATGATTCACATCCAAAGATCTGATGACTGTTTAAACTCATTTTTCTGGGAAACAGTATCACACTGTCTGACTCAGTGTAGTTTGCACATAGCGGAGTCTTTCGTGGGTTTTTTTATGAATCCCCAATATTCTAAATTGCATAAAACTAGGGTGATGATTTCTTTAGTGGCCAAGTGACCCGGGAAAACTATTGGCTCTTGTTATACCGTAGGCTTGAGGTCAGGTGGTGTTATAATGAAGAACTCCTGGCCCTATGTTGCTTAACCATGGACTCTTTCATTCATTGCAGTGTTCTGCCAGGGTGATAAGGACACAAGTACTGttgaagaaacacaaacagaaaATGATGCCGGGTTCTCAGGTGAGCTTTAGCTGTTGTCTGCTCCCCCCATGCGCATGCTCCTCCAACACAACCTGGTGGCAATAGCTCATAACTGCCCCTTTCCAACGGGTTTGGGATTAGTTGTGCTTGTGTTGATGCTTTTCTCAATGTCCCCAGTGATCCCACCTGTAAGTGATGCTACCCCTACACCAGACTCATACCTATCatctgagagtccttcaggtgaGATTACACCTGTCTCCATAACACAATTCCATTACCTGATTTCCATCAGAGCCTTGCATGGCAACAACAAAAAGGCCCTCTggtgttttatttcattttatgtCATTTCAGAGGGATATGAGACTGAAGCTGACGCTGGTTCTGGGTTCAGTCCAGGTGTCAATTTAGAAGGTATATTACATCCGTACATCAGCACTTTgtaacaactgctgatgtaaaaggggCTTTATAAAATAAACTTGgctgatttgattgattgattgaacacAAACGACAAAACGGATGGAGTGTTTAAGAAAACCGTGTGTTAGAAACGATGATTGAGATGGTGAAAATAATTGCAGAAACATTGCAGACAAGCCGGTGTTACATCTATAGCGGCACGCTCAGTTTCCCACCACGATGGTTCCTCTTCCAGGGGAGGATCATCTCAAATCCTCTGAAGTACCACTGGAGGACAGTCTGAGTCTCACCTTCGTCCTGGTTCCTGTTGTGCTGGTGGTCGTGATAATCGCCATGGTAGTGGGAGTAGTCATAATCAACCGCAGATGGAATCGGAAAGGAAAGAGCAATTCTGGTAAGTCATGAGAACTGTGCTATAGCTGGAAATATGTCCACGTGATGAGAAGTGACATGACCCCATTCTCATACACCATGACAGATCTGCTTATGACTAGATGTACTGTACAATTCAGTCGTACCTTTTCATTGCATGGGTACTTTACAACACTATGACGTGAACAACAGCTCTGAGTTGGGGTATGTTTAGCTTTGTGCATACTTATTTAGAATATTGTGTAGGCTTACAGTTGTGTACTCAACCACAATACAGTATACAATGTATGAGTGGATATTGTTAATGTACTTTGACATGACTTTCTTAGATGGTGCACAATGTTGGCTATAATGATGGTTTCCTATTCCAGATAACGTAGAAGAGGATAAATATTTGCATGGTAGCGATGACACAGAAAAAGTTCCAATGTAAGTATGagtactacagtgcattcggaaagtattcagaccccttgactttttccacattttgttacattacagccttattctaaaatataaaattatttccctcatcaatctacaatcAATACCACACAATGACAAGGTGaagacaggtttttagacatttttgcaaaaaacagaaataccttatttacataagtattcagcccctttgctatgagactcgaaatcgagctcaggtgcatcctgtttccattgatcatccttgagatgtttctacaacttgattggagtccacctgtggtaaactcaattgattggacatgatttggaaaggcattgaaggtccacaagaacacaacaGAAATAAATTATGTAAACTGTGCTAATGTGTAGTGAGTTTCACTTACTGCCTAGTACACAAGGATCCAAAACTGTAAACCTAAAAAAAACACCAAAtagattcttaaatggaagaggtttggatccaccaagactcttcctagagctggccgctcggccaaactgagcaatcaggggagaagggccaatgtcagggaggtgaccaagaacccgatagtcactctgacagagctccatagtttatctgtggagatgggagaagttTCCAGAAGAACATCcatgtctgcagcactccaccaaccaggcctttatggtagagtggccagacagaagtcactcctcagtaaaaggcacatgacagcccatttggagtttgccaaacagTACCtataggactctcagaccataataaaaaggattctctggtctgatgaaaccaagattgaactctttggcctgaatgctaagtgtcacgtctggaggaaacctggcaccatccctacggtgaagcatggtggtggcaacatcatgctgtggggatgtttttcagcggcagggactggaagactagtcaggatcgagggaaagatgaacggagcaaagtacagagagatccttgataaaaacctgcgcagagtgctcaggacctcagactggggcgaaggttcaccttccaacaggacaatgaccctaagcgcacggacaatgaccctaagcgcacagccaagacaatgcaggagtggcttcgggacaagtctgaatgtccttgagtggcccagccagagcccggacttaaacccgatcgaatatctctggagagacctaaaaatccccaaatacagttgtgccaagcttgtagcgtcatacccaaaaagactcaaggctgtaatcactgccaaaggtgtttcaacaaagtactgttttatacatttgcaaagatgtctaaaaaacagtttttactttgtcattatggggtgttgtgtgcagattgatgaagggacaaaacaattgaatcccttttagaataaggctgtaacataacaaaatgtgtaaaaagtcaaggggtctgaatactttccgaatgcactgtatctaggCTACTGCTCTTGACTGTGCTCTCTATACATTTCAAGTTGCAGGCACTTAAATTCGTATATGGCAGTAAATCTGTTTCCCTTCGTAGGattttgacctcaccctttctCGCCTCTGTTTGTTATTTCCTGTTTAGAAAGAAAGACGTTGAGGAGTTTGaaacaggcgtgtgtgtgtgtgtgctctgtgtgtgtgtgtctctctctctgtgtgtgtgtgtgtgtgtgtgtgtgtgtgtgtgtgtgtgtgtgtgtcaaatcaaatcaaatcaaatcaaattttatttgtcacatacacatggttagcagatgttaatgcgagtgtagcgaaatgcttgtgcttctagttccgacaatgcagtaataaccaacaagtaatctaactaacaattccaaaactactgtcttgtacacagtgtaaggggataaagaatatgtacataaggatatatgaatgagtgatggtacagagcagcataggcaagatacagtagatggtatcgagtacagtatatacatatgagatgagtatgtaaacaaagtggcatagttaaagtggctagtgatacatgtattacataaggatacagtcgatgatatagagtacaatatatacgtgtgcatatgagatgaataatgtagggtaagtaacattatataaggtagcattgtttaaagtggctagtgatatatttacatcatttcccatcaattcccattattaaagtggctggagttgagtcagtgtcagtgtgttggcagcagccactcaatgttagtggtggctgtttaactttttgatggccttgagatagaagctgtttttcagtctctcggtcccagctttgatgcagctgtactgacctcgccttctggatgatagcggggtgaacaggcagtggctcgggtggttgatgtccttgatgatctttatggccttcctgtgacatcgggtggtgtaggtgtcctggagggcaggtagtttgcccccggtgatgcgttgtgcagacctcaccaccctctggagagccttacggttgagggcggagcagttgccgtaccaggcggtgatacagccagccaggatgctctcgattgtgcatctgtagaagtttgtgagtgcttttggtgacaagccgaatttcttcagcctcctgaggttgaagaggtgctgctgcgccttcttcacaatgctgtctgtgtgtgtggaccaattcagtttgtctgtgatg carries:
- the LOC110534507 gene encoding transmembrane protein 154 is translated as MSAAAPVHGNTRMRGRRGHREMTPSSIMLLLALTACLAGTVFCQGDKDTSTVEETQTENDAGFSVIPPVSDATPTPDSYLSSESPSEGYETEADAGSGFSPGVNLEGEDHLKSSEVPLEDSLSLTFVLVPVVLVVVIIAMVVGVVIINRRWNRKGKSNSDNVEEDKYLHGSDDTEKVPMPMFEDDVPSVLELEMEDLEQWMNKDGGVRMDSGQGI